The candidate division KSB1 bacterium DNA segment TAACCTTCACGTGTTTCTATCAACATATTTAATGACATCATGAGACCAAAAGCATTTTTACTGCGGTCGTCATCTATAATGTTCTCAAGAACCACTAAGGCCCCTCCTTGAGGTAGGGCGTCATACGCTTTTTTGATGAGCATCTTTTTATCCTGAGTTCCCCAATCATGAAGAATGTTTCCCATAGTAATGATATCCGCTTTTGGAAAGTCTTCCTTGAAAAAATCTCCGGATTGAATAATTATTTTATCACCCAGGCTCATGTTGTTTATAGTTTCTGTTGCTACTGGACTTACGGGAGGTAAGTCAAAGGAAATACATTTCATATGATCATTATTCAGAACTACTTGAGCAGAAAGATACCCTCCAGCACCTCCTATATCGCAAAGCGTACCATAGTTGGAAAAATCAAACTTATTAGAAAAAATCATGAAGTTTCCCATTTGTATTCCGCCCATTGCTTTTAAAAATTCTCGAAGTTTTTCTTCGTTGGCATAAAGTTCTTCAAAAAGAGGTTTACCACCGGTTTTCGTTTCATTTTGAGGGGCACCTGTTTTTAATCCATCTTCAAGATTATGCCAGAATGGATATAATCTATTATTAGACATTTCTAACATACCACCAACATAGCTTGGTTTACTTTTATCGAGAAATAAATCTGTATCTTCTGCGTTTCTGTACAAAGCAGTTTCCTTCAAGCCACTTCTTTTTAGAAAACCTAATGCTACCAAGGTGTCTAAAAAATCATAAAGACCTCTTTCATGCAAGCCTAATCTTGTCTTAATGTCTTGTCCTGATAACTCCCCATTTGCTAAATGCGTAAATAGCCCCATATTAACTGCTGTGAGTAGTGTTTTTGATGCCCAAAATCCCATTCCAATTTGCATTATTTTAGAAGGGTTTACTTGTTTTTCTGTCATTGCTTCCATTCTATTCCTTTTCTAATTGTTATAGTTTATTATTATAATTTTCGCTTCTAATTTATAACTCATTGTTCCAATCAATCCATATTAGCAGGATAAACGCAATGTGCTTATCCAGCCTATACACATAACGCGAGCGTCACTTGACCGCTTCAACGCCCAACGTTCAAAAAAACCGACTGCGGATGCCTTCCCCTCAAGCTCTGGAAATCACGCTACTGAAGCGGGTCAAGTGCACGCACAGTTAGCGCCAACCGACGCTACAAAACCGACGACTATCACCAAAGGCAAACACCTCAAAGCACGAACCGACCTGCGCAATAGAAAGAGATCTATTGACGCGAATACGGTCTGCACTGCGACACATAATATTATTATTGATTTCCATTCCATAA contains these protein-coding regions:
- a CDS encoding methyltransferase, producing MTEKQVNPSKIMQIGMGFWASKTLLTAVNMGLFTHLANGELSGQDIKTRLGLHERGLYDFLDTLVALGFLKRSGLKETALYRNAEDTDLFLDKSKPSYVGGMLEMSNNRLYPFWHNLEDGLKTGAPQNETKTGGKPLFEELYANEEKLREFLKAMGGIQMGNFMIFSNKFDFSNYGTLCDIGGAGGYLSAQVVLNNDHMKCISFDLPPVSPVATETINNMSLGDKIIIQSGDFFKEDFPKADIITMGNILHDWGTQDKKMLIKKAYDALPQGGALVVLENIIDDDRSKNAFGLMMSLNMLIETREGYDFSLADFDRWAKEIGYRETSTMPLTGPSSAVIATK